One genomic region from Jilunia laotingensis encodes:
- a CDS encoding lactonase family protein, with the protein MFSKLVMGLCAISMLSSACTTRNASQLRAENELTMLVGTYTTGNSKGIYTFRFNQETGETTPLEVTEVSNPSYLTLSSDNRFVYAVSEENDSSASVHAFAFDEDQGSLKLLNSHKTMGEDPCYVATDGKKVLTANYSGGTMSIFPIRYDGSLDPADTLFEGSASGPDKDRQATPHIHCTVFSPDSNYIFASDFSADRILRYAINVKEELPRPLSETVDVEPGSGPRHLIFSKNGKFAYLINELSGKVIAFAYTDGRLNQIQTITADTLHARGSADIHLSPDGRYLYASNRLKNDGIAIFEVNPEKGTLAKAGYQLTGAHPRNFNITPNGKYLLVACRDSNLIQVFARDITSGLLKDTGKDIIIDKPVCIQFTNRQ; encoded by the coding sequence ATGTTCAGCAAATTAGTCATGGGATTATGTGCTATCAGTATGCTATCATCAGCTTGCACCACTCGGAACGCTTCACAACTAAGGGCTGAAAACGAGTTGACCATGCTCGTGGGAACCTATACCACAGGCAATAGTAAAGGTATTTATACCTTCCGTTTCAATCAGGAAACGGGAGAAACTACCCCTCTCGAAGTAACGGAAGTATCCAATCCCTCCTACCTGACCCTTTCATCAGACAACCGTTTTGTCTATGCGGTCAGTGAGGAAAACGACAGTTCGGCTTCTGTCCATGCATTCGCCTTTGATGAAGATCAAGGAAGTCTCAAATTGCTAAACAGCCATAAGACGATGGGTGAAGATCCCTGTTATGTAGCCACAGATGGCAAGAAAGTACTTACAGCCAATTACAGTGGCGGCACTATGTCTATTTTTCCTATTCGCTATGATGGTTCACTCGACCCTGCGGACACATTGTTTGAAGGCTCCGCATCCGGGCCCGACAAAGACCGCCAAGCTACCCCACACATTCATTGCACGGTTTTCTCACCGGACAGTAACTATATCTTTGCTTCGGACTTCAGCGCAGATCGTATTTTACGATATGCCATCAATGTCAAAGAAGAATTACCACGGCCTCTTTCCGAAACAGTCGACGTCGAACCCGGCTCAGGGCCAAGGCATCTGATATTTAGCAAAAACGGAAAATTCGCCTATCTGATCAATGAATTATCCGGCAAGGTGATAGCTTTCGCCTATACGGACGGCCGATTAAACCAGATCCAAACCATCACAGCCGATACCTTACATGCACGCGGTAGTGCTGATATCCATTTAAGCCCGGATGGAAGATATCTATACGCAAGCAATCGATTAAAAAATGACGGCATAGCCATATTCGAGGTCAATCCGGAAAAGGGAACACTGGCAAAAGCCGGATATCAGTTGACCGGCGCACACCCGCGCAACTTCAATATCACACCAAACGGGAAATATCTGTTGGTAGCTTGCAGAGACAGCAATCTTATTCAAGTGTTCGCAAGAGACATCACAAGTGGATTACTGAAGGATACAGGCAAAGATATAATCATAGACAAACCGGTATGCATACAATTTACGAATCGACAATAA